The genomic stretch ATGTGGATTGATATCTCCAAAAGAGTGAAGGATGTGAAGATACTTGTGTCCCATATAAACACTCACCAAAAGGTGACTTCAGCATAGAAGAGTCCAATAACTAAGTAAGTAAGGCGACCCATTCTGTGGGTACACAAACACAGTGCCATGTTGGCAGAAATGGAGATTATGCACAGAGTTGATGACATGGACTGCCACTCACCAAGGCTGACCTGGGTACAACTGCTGCCAAGTGCCAGATCTTCCACCAAGATAGCTTTAAttgttctctcccctcccccacagctacTTCCTATGCCCCTTTGCAAAATGGGGGGCTGATGGTTAGAAGAGGAGTTGCAGAGGTGAACGACCCAGACGACTGACATGGCAGTAGGTGTTCTTTACAAGCTCTAAGACAACTCGTAGGAAAGTGAGTAGGTCTGAATTTATGTTAAGTAGCATGCTGAGTAGACATCGTAGGAAagggttctttttaaatttttggctgCTCTATTTGGAtacaagaggaaagaaagcaacTTACTTGTGCCTTCAGATACCCACCCATTGAACTGCAGAGTCCCGTGAAGAAAGCCTAACTTAGTCTTGGGAAACTTGGCAGAGGGTTCTGGAGTAAAAATCACTCCATTGATTCTTTGAGGTCAAAGTAGCCAGACACTGTGTCCTCCCTACCTGCCGCTGGAAGCATGCTGCTTTGGGAAGGACCTTGCTCTGTGAAAACAGTTCTTGCAACGGTGGATCAGCTCCTCATCTTTTGAATGTAATGACAGCAACACATCTTACAAGGACCTGTGTCCACAATGCACTctctctttataattttttttaccttgaaAGGAATTGCAAAGATGTAGCCAAATGTTGAATTAAGTTGCCTAGGAATGCCCACAAATGCCTCTGGCATGAGTTGGAAGCCCGGGACATAAGCAGCTTAGTTGGTGACCCATTTCCCCTCACTGGTTAGCTACTGAGCAGATTTGTTCTCACAGAAGCCTTTTGTgggatataattaatatatgtatttttacaagGACCCATGGAAAGTTGATATTTTCTTAAGTTCCCCCAATTAATAAGAAAGTTGATACATCTGTTCCTCTAAAAACTCTGTCATCATAGGGAGTGGATTATTGGGCAACTACTATATGTTTGGCACTTTAGCTAGTCTAAACATTTCCTGGACAAATTGTGAgatgttttttaatatttggtccttctgtctatatgttgctttcaatggttaatgaataaatattcttaTTCTGTAGAGGATAAACACAGGTTAAAAGATATTTCCCGAACCTCCAGACTCAGAAACGTAAGcacaaagaaaactaaataaagaaatatctatagcgtttttttttctcaccaccATCGTGCCTGACAAACATGCCTTACAGCGAAAAAACAATAAATTCTGGATGAGTGAAGAGTGTAGAACAATATGGATCACCATAGACAACATTTACAAGATCGAGACTTGATCTTTGTGGTGTGAAACAGTTTTGGAAAAGTCAAGGAAAAGATAGGCCATCAAGTTTCCTGCCTCACTCCCCAAAGCTTTGGCGTTATGTTCTTAAACTGCCACATGAAGGAGCATCCTGATGTATAGCTGATTCTCATGACGTGAGTTCCAGAAGCAGCTGTCATAATGCAGTAGAAGTGTGACTAAATACATTGCCCATGGTGCTAGCAGACAAGCAAGGGACACAGTCACACAATTGCTTCGTTGTTCACATCTGCTTTCACTTCCAGAAAATAGCTGGAATTTGGGGGTTATTTGTGAATTGGGAAGTATGTGATGTATTCTGGCTAAGTCCTGAGCCATGGTGCTCAGGATTACAACATCTGATTATTTCCCTGGATTCTTGGTAAGAGGCGGAGAGAAGGGGGATGCAAAATAGAACTTGATGTCTGACCTATACTTCTCTTTCCAATCTCAAGAGCTGGAGCTTGGTGGACTTTCTCACTTTAGTTAAGAGTCCCAACTCCTTCCACATGGAAGGAGCTCACATGGCCTGAGCCTGGGAGCTGGGCTGTAACAGAGCCCAGAGCATTTGGGGCCTTAGTGCAGCTGTGCTGACCTACATCTTCATGGATTATCAATAATAGGATTTGCTACTCAGAAGCTGAGACCATACCTACTGAAAACACATGAGGCATTGCCTAAAGATAAatatggcttttgttttttactgtttctTGCAAGTTCTGGTCTCTTGGGATATGCATGCAGCTCAGCCTCTCTGTCTGCCAGGGTGCACCTGCTCAGAGGAGAGTTTTGGCAGGTGCGATGTGCTGAAAGGATTCCAGAAGGTGAACagggagagggggaagtggaCCTTTATTAGGAGTCAGATGGAGTGACTCAGGCTTAGAGCTTGTGAGAAATCAGCTAAATCTCCGTGGGATTCAGCTTAGTGGGTTCTGCAGTTTATTGAGTGGAATGTTTTTACCAATATCAATCTCTTTTATTTGaagtttgttatatttatttaatccCCATGTCTAATGAGAGTGTCCACCCAATACCACCTCTAGGCTCCCCACGCTGATCAAAAttttctgctttcttacacaggAGTCTACAGTGCACAGCAATGTCTTTGGGAAAGATTCCAGGCAACTTCCCTGAAGAAGTCAAGCAAGTGAGAATTGAAAACTCCCCCTTATTTGAACTTCCACGGGGGGTTTTCACCAACATGAGTACCTTGAAATACCTTTGGCTGAACTTTAACAGTGTCGCTGTGATCCACCTAGGCGCCCTGGAGGACCTGCCAGAGCTGAGAGAGCTGAGACTGGAGGGGAACAAACTCCGTTCAGTACCATGGACAGCGTTCCGCGCCACCCCTCTTCTACAGGTCTTGGATCTCAAACACAACAGGATTGACACACTCCCGGAACTGGCTCTTAAGTTCCTAGCCAACCTGACATACCTTGACATATCCTCCAACAGGCTGACAGTTGTATCCAACAGTGTCTTCTTGAACTGGCCAGCCTATCAGAGAGGCCAGCAGCATGGTTGTGGAGCTGAGATTGTCTGCAGCACGGTGTTGGCACTACATAATAATCCTTGGGTATGTGACTGCCGGTTAAGGGGGTTTGTTCAGTTTATTAAATCCATTGGTCCCCCACTCGTACTGGTGAGTTCTTACCTGATATGCCAGAGCCCTGTCTCTAAGGCGGGGCAGCTTTTTCATAAGACTGAGCTCAGCATTTGTATGAAGCCGAATATCTCAACTCCTAGTGCCAATGTCACTATTCAGGCAGGAAAGAATGGGACCCTGCAATGCTTGGCACAAGCCAGTCCCTCACCAACCATAACATGGAAGTATCCTCTGAGCACATGGAGAGAATTCGATGGTAAGTCTCGTGTACTCTCTGGGTATATATGGGGGCAGTGTAGAGGTCTGTTAGGACTCTGTCTTATTACAGAGGTTTAAACTGTCCTTGTCATGAACGATGGGTGCAGGTAAGATTGTCATATTTGTGTTTTAcctctctagaacaaaaaagagTCCAAGAGAGTATTCCGCTATCAGCACTGTTTAAAGTGGGTACACGCAGATCTCAGAGAAATGGATATACTGGAACTGTTGATTTTATAAGTATGTAAATATGTTCATATGTTAATTAAATTGAATATGAACAAATACATTTTGGGGGAACCTTCTAGAAGAAAAGCATAATACTAATATTTTAGAATCCTAAAATTTTAGTTAGAGGTTATTTTAACAAGAGTCACCAGAATTACGCAGGGGTGCTTATTTGAAATAAGCTTTATAAGACCCTGAGTCCAAGATTTAAACTAAGTGAGTGAGTCCAAGGCCAATAATATATGTATTGTTACATATGTACTTCTGTAGTGTCCCCTTGAGTGATACCCGTAAGATAAGGATAGCAAGTCTGATATATCGACTGACTATATACTTTCTATTATTATAATCAGACAATATTAGCTCAAAATTATAATAGGGCCTGCGGGAAAGAAATGGCTTCCAAGAGCCC from Arvicola amphibius chromosome 12, mArvAmp1.2, whole genome shotgun sequence encodes the following:
- the Lrit2 gene encoding leucine-rich repeat, immunoglobulin-like domain and transmembrane domain-containing protein 2, whose protein sequence is MAFVFYCFLQVLVSWDMHAAQPLCLPGCTCSEESFGRSLQCTAMSLGKIPGNFPEEVKQVRIENSPLFELPRGVFTNMSTLKYLWLNFNSVAVIHLGALEDLPELRELRLEGNKLRSVPWTAFRATPLLQVLDLKHNRIDTLPELALKFLANLTYLDISSNRLTVVSNSVFLNWPAYQRGQQHGCGAEIVCSTVLALHNNPWVCDCRLRGFVQFIKSIGPPLVLVSSYLICQSPVSKAGQLFHKTELSICMKPNISTPSANVTIQAGKNGTLQCLAQASPSPTITWKYPLSTWREFDVSASSIAEDTILSQLVIPAAHLIDSGNYTCMASNSIGRSSLVISVHIQPVQAISVLHSLSISSEGSVYVDLRVAKQTAHGILLEWLTVPSLLEQQWFTLYIASDEAPRKTVVHIGPGINTYAVDDLLPATEYKACLSLRSQPPGQGQCVVFVTGKDSGGLEGRERLLHITVVLCVVLLAVPVGVYVWAAQGPYNCWECCLGCCSLHKKGFRGPQAIPQCKDSSFKDLPAVCEDGEGHRVIEGDEELEKGGDS